The following are from one region of the Choloepus didactylus isolate mChoDid1 chromosome 11 unlocalized genomic scaffold, mChoDid1.pri SUPER_11_unloc2, whole genome shotgun sequence genome:
- the LOC119524529 gene encoding LOW QUALITY PROTEIN: olfactory receptor 2B11-like (The sequence of the model RefSeq protein was modified relative to this genomic sequence to represent the inferred CDS: substituted 1 base at 1 genomic stop codon), whose product MSSDNQSFLGDLPKNFILLGVSDRPWLELPLFVVLLVSYVLAMLGNITIILVSWLDSQLHSPMYIFLSHLSFLDLCYTTTTVPQMLVNMGSSKKTISYGGCTVQYVIFHWLGCTECIVLATMALDHYMAICEPLRYTVIMHCILCXQLVATAWVSGFGNSLVQVVLTVQLPFCGQQLLNNFCEVPAMIKLSCADTTMNDATLAMLVAFFVLVPLTFILLSYCFIAHVVLRIQSSKGWHKAFGTCSSHLVVVSLFNLPAIYMYLQPPSSYSQEQGNFISLFYSIITPTLNPFIYTLWNKDVKGALRRLLERIWRFCRR is encoded by the coding sequence ATGAGCAGTGACAACCAGAGTTTCTTGGGGGATCTGCCTAAAAACTTCATCCTTCTGGGTGTCTCTGACAGGCCATGGCTGGAACTCCCTCTCTTTGTGGTCCTCCTGGTCTCCTATGTTCTGGCCATGTTGGGCAACATCACCATCATCTTGGTGTCCTGGCTGGATTCCCAGCTCCATAGCCCCATGTACATCTTCCTCAGCCACCTGTCCTTCCTGGACCTCTGCTACACCACGACAACAGTCCCACAGATGCTGGTCAACATGGGCAGCTCCAAGAAGACCATCAGCTATGGGGGCTGCACAGTGCAGTATGTGATTTTCCACTGGTTGGGCTGCACTGAGTGCATTGTCTTGGCCACCATGGCCCTGGACCACTACATGGCCATCTGTGAGCCCCTCAGGTACACTGTCATCATGCACTGCATTCTCTGCTAGCAGCTGGTGGCCACGGCCTGGGTCAGTGGCTTTGGCAACTCCCTTGTCCAAGTAGTCTTGACAGTGCAGTTGCCTTTCTGTGGGCAGCAACTGCTAAACAACTTCTGTGAGGTGCCAGCCATGATCAAGCTGTCATGTGCTGATACAACCATGAATGATGCCACACTGGCCATGCTGGTGGCTTTCTTTGTCCTGGTTCCCCTCACTTTCATCCTCCTCTCCTACTGCTTCATTGCCCATGTGGTGCTCAGGATCCAGTCTTCCAAAGGGTGGCACAAGGCCTTTGGCACCTGTTCTTCCCATCTGGTGGTGGTCTCACTGTTCAACCTCCCTGCCATCTACATGTACCTGCAGCCCCCTTCCAGCTACTCCCAAGAGCAGGGTAATTTTATCTCCCTCTTCTATTCCATCATCACCCCCACCCTCAATCCATTCATCTACACCCTGTGGAATAAGGATGTGAAAGGAGCTCTGAGAAGACTCCTGGAGAGGATCTGGAGGTTCTGTAGAAGATGA